One genomic window of Solea solea chromosome 12, fSolSol10.1, whole genome shotgun sequence includes the following:
- the syt8 gene encoding synaptotagmin VIII, translating to MPAIHQLIRNPSDPTVSVTGHPTVIFQYTTIFTTPTYTNTTSNPAADLFDNLLDKIPLPRWAVYAIIACAILLIVICCLCICANCCCKGKKRRQKQKKNEKINLPEVNKNTTTALVQPDVADVDYGSTKQDRGKLLYSLEYNNALSELQVGIKKASDLKAMDLGGSSDPYVKVYICPEKSKTCETKVFRNTLNPVFNEQFSYNISKSSLLKSTAVMKVFDFNRFGKHNIIGELRLQLNNVDWNHVLEEWQDLAEPAKFEDEELGEICFSLRYVPTVGKLTVVILEAKNLKKMDIGGLSDPYVKVQLALDKRKWKKRKTSIKKKTLNPYYNESFTFDVTFDQIQRVNLVISAWDHDAVTRNDAMGKIFLGCDATGNQLRHWADMLSNPRRPVAQWHSLLSAEQVNSTLNLKKKIPLRDKLPI from the exons ATGCCTGCCATCCATCAACTAATACGAAATCCCTCTGACCCCACTGTGTCAGTCACAGGGCACCCGACAGTAATATTTCAATACACCACCATCTTCACCACCCCGACCTACACTAACACCACCAGCAATCCAGCTGCAGATTTGTTCGATAACCTGCTGGACAAGATTCCCT TGCCTCGATGGGCGGTCTACGCCATCATCGCGTGTGCCATTCTGCTGATTGTGATCTGCTGTCTGTGCATCTGCGCCAACtgctgctgcaaaggcaagaagaggaggcagaagcagaagaagaacgAGAAGATCAACCTCCCGGAGGTGAACAAGAACACCACCACTGCGCTG GTGCAGCCAGATGTGGCAGATGTGGACTATGGCTCAACCAAACAGGATAGAGGAAAGCTGCTCTACTCTCTGGAGTACAACAACGCTCTGTCTGAG cTCCAAGTCGGCATCAAAAAAGCCAGTGACCTCAAGGCCATGGACCTGGGTGGAAGCTCGGACCCGTACGTCAAAGTCTACATCTGTCCAGAGAAATCAAAAACCTGTGAGACCAAAGTGTTCAGGAACACACTGAACCCAGTCTTCAATGAGCAGTTCTCCTACAAC ATCTCCAAGTCCTCCCTCTTGAAGTCAACCGCGGTGATGAAGGTGTTCGACTTCAACAGATTTGGCAAACACAACATCATCGGAGAGCTCAGGCTGCAGCTCAACAACGTCGACTGGAACCACGTCCTGGAGGAGTGGCAGGACCTCGCTGAGCCTGCCAAGTTTGAG GATGAAGAGCTGGGGGAGATCTGCTTCTCCCTGCGCTACGTTCCCACTGTCGGCAAACTGACCGTGGTGATCCTAGAGGCCAAGAACCTCAAGAAGATGGACATCGGAGGATTATCAG ATCCGTATGTGAAGGTGCAGCTGGCTCTGGACAAGAGGAAGTGGAAGAAAAGGAAGACGTCCATTAAAAAGAAGACATTGAACCCCTATTACAACGAATCGTTCACTTTTGATGTGACATTTGATCAAATCCAG AGGGTAAACCTGGTCATCTCTGCGTGGGACCACGACGCTGTGACGCGAAACGATGCCATGGGGAAGATCTTCCTGGGCTGTGATGCCACAGGGAACCAGTTGAGACACTGGGCCGACATGTTGTCCAACCCACGGCGGCCGGTGGCTCAGTGGCACAGCCTGCTGTCGGCCGAGCAGGTCAACTCCACACTGAACCTGAAAAAGAAGATCCCTCTCCGTGACAAACTGCCCATTTGA